A single region of the Ignavibacteria bacterium genome encodes:
- a CDS encoding VCBS repeat-containing protein: MSKYTRPLTILPCLVLLLSSAVEAQYFDSLIFKTYGYYWEESIIYMGDQNDDGFDDFLVCAMDSITGPYGKARFFYGGNPMDTIPEFTIPFYTPKSITACDINRDGYRDIVSMRFNPIFPVYLDVYFGGNDIDTIKDHSFPIPDTSREKRVVFKGHDGPMDLDGDGYEELVYTCPTLYVTTRNKYISGIYIMKTNTNLSPMSYKLVTDYPDTLYYNNDNWMYFGDIDGDGKDDMTFYQHGVYTELGLKDRRRFYYGNDSLDFSNYYQFSDDTLEGTRAMFITEDMNKDGKSEIGVVNWTGSYATAISYGTPRPPDITPDVVFRAGIQYAPGFSPGDVNGDGYNDLVKYLPYYNQALFLGGANVSGLVEKYYYARSSFFGLNFGGRVGDVNGDGIDDICIGENGFYEHSPSGPAGFVYIYKGSKTPVSVKAEYEENQEIDELDLTVSPNPTNGPITVRFTMPDSGVIQLKIHDMLGQEIFNKTLYKEKGGQTETINFKDITASTGIYILSLDLEKGGKHQNKNAKIQYLK; encoded by the coding sequence ATGAGTAAATACACAAGACCGTTGACAATACTCCCCTGTTTAGTTTTATTGCTGAGTTCTGCTGTGGAGGCACAGTATTTTGATTCATTGATATTTAAGACCTACGGTTACTATTGGGAAGAATCGATCATTTATATGGGAGATCAAAACGATGATGGTTTTGATGATTTCCTTGTCTGTGCGATGGATTCAATAACAGGACCATATGGCAAAGCTCGCTTTTTTTACGGTGGAAACCCCATGGACACAATACCTGAATTTACTATTCCTTTCTACACACCTAAATCTATAACTGCTTGTGACATAAATCGAGATGGATACAGAGATATAGTTAGCATGCGCTTTAACCCCATTTTTCCGGTATATCTTGATGTGTATTTTGGAGGAAATGATATTGACACAATTAAAGACCACTCTTTTCCAATACCCGACACTTCCCGGGAAAAGCGTGTAGTCTTCAAAGGACATGATGGCCCAATGGACTTGGATGGCGATGGATATGAAGAATTAGTCTATACCTGCCCCACGCTATATGTTACGACGAGGAACAAATATATTTCAGGCATCTACATAATGAAGACAAATACCAACCTCTCTCCGATGAGTTACAAATTAGTTACCGATTACCCCGATACACTCTATTACAACAATGATAATTGGATGTATTTTGGTGATATAGACGGAGACGGAAAAGATGACATGACCTTTTACCAACACGGGGTTTACACGGAATTGGGATTAAAGGATAGACGCCGGTTTTATTATGGAAATGATTCTCTGGATTTTAGCAATTATTACCAATTCAGTGATGACACCTTGGAAGGGACGCGTGCAATGTTCATTACTGAAGATATGAACAAAGACGGCAAAAGTGAAATAGGGGTGGTCAATTGGACGGGTAGCTATGCTACTGCCATATCATACGGAACCCCGAGACCACCTGACATAACCCCTGATGTTGTATTTAGAGCGGGAATCCAATATGCACCGGGTTTTTCGCCCGGAGATGTCAATGGAGACGGGTATAATGATTTGGTGAAATATTTGCCTTATTATAACCAAGCTCTTTTCCTTGGTGGAGCCAATGTATCGGGATTGGTTGAAAAATACTACTACGCGAGGAGTAGTTTTTTTGGATTAAATTTTGGAGGAAGAGTTGGAGATGTGAATGGAGATGGGATTGATGATATCTGTATAGGGGAGAATGGATTTTATGAACATTCACCATCCGGGCCTGCGGGGTTTGTATATATTTATAAGGGAAGCAAAACACCCGTATCTGTTAAAGCTGAATATGAAGAAAATCAAGAAATTGACGAACTTGATTTGACTGTCTCACCAAACCCCACCAATGGACCGATTACAGTACGATTCACTATGCCTGACTCGGGTGTTATTCAGTTAAAAATTCACGATATGCTTGGACAGGAGATATTTAACAAAACACTTTACAAGGAGAAAGGAGGTCAAACAGAAACAATCAATTTTAAGGATATAACTGCATCAACAGGGATATATATACTTTCACTTGATCTTGAGAAAGGGGGTAAACATCAAAACAAAAATGCGAAAATTCAATATTTGAAATAA